One Rosa chinensis cultivar Old Blush chromosome 3, RchiOBHm-V2, whole genome shotgun sequence DNA window includes the following coding sequences:
- the LOC112191795 gene encoding probable pectate lyase 12, producing MLSGTCIVLISLLASFSLAKAYLNLTLPGQHPNPDEVVQEVHRRVNASIVRRQMLQVTKRDQFSSCLTGNPIDDCWKCDPDWPSNRQRLADCAIGFGQYALGGKGGEYYIVTDSSDDDAVNPKPGTLRYAVIQPEPLWIVFPSNMLIKLSQELIFNSYKTLDGRGANVHITGGGCITLQYISNVIIHNVHIHHCVPSGNTNVRSSPTHYGYRTKSDGDGISIFGSKDIWVDHCSLSHCKDGLIDAVMGSTGITISNNYFSNHNEVMLLGHSDDYVPDTGMQVTIAFNHFGENLVQRMPRCRRGYIHVVNNDFTAWEMYAIGGSGNPTINSQGNRYTAPTNRNAKEVTKRVDTEEGSWKGWNWRSEGDIMVNGAFFVASGAGVEIKYEKAYSVEPKSAVLIDQLIMHAGALGVGGRDNNLGKWNTGPNEGFDSGPDYEDEMSGSSMSMPMQPLSSTSILFTFLISFSCFCILSPNCI from the exons ATGCTAAGCGGAACCTGCATTGTCCTCATCTCTCTTCTCGCTTCATTCTCTCTTGCTAAAGCCTACCTCAACCTCACTCTTCCAGGCCAACATCCCAACCCAGATGAAGTTGTTCAAGAAGTTCATAG GAGGGTAAATGCTTCTATAGTAAGAAGACAAATGCTGCAAGTAACCAAGAGAGACCAGTTCTCTTCATGCCTAACAGGAAACCCTATCGACGATTGCTGGAAATGCGACCCAGACTGGCCCAGCAACCGTCAACGCTTAGCAGACTGCGCAATCGGGTTTGGTCAGTATGCTCTTGGAGGCAAAGGTGGGGAGTACTACATTGTCACCGACTCTTCTGACGATGATGCCGTGAATCCAAAGCCGGGAACTCTGAGATACGCTGTGATTCAGCCAGAACCGCTGTGGATTGTGTTCCCGAGCAACATGCTCATCAAGCTTTCTCAGGAGCTCATCTTTAATAGCTACAAGACTCTTGATGGGCGAGGAGCTAATGTTCATATTACGGGTGGGGGTTGCATTACTTTGCAGTATATAAGCAATGTCATCATCCACAATGTGCATATCCACCATTGTGTTCCCTCAG GGAACACTAATGTGCGGTCAAGCCCAACCCACTACGGCTACCGCACGAAGTCGGACGGCGACGGCATCTCCATCTTCGGGTCCAAAGACATATGGGTCGACCACTGCAGCCTATCACACTGCAAGGACGGTCTGATCGACGCCGTGATGGGTTCCACAGGCATCACAATCTCAAACAACTACTTCTCCAATCACAACGAAGTGATGCTACTGGGCCACAGCGACGATTACGTCCCCGACACCGGCATGCAGGTGACCATAGCCTTCAACCACTTCGGCGAGAATCTGGTGCAGCGCATGCCCAGGTGCAGACGCGGCTACATCCACGTGGTGAACAACGACTTCACTGCATGGGAGATGTACGCGATCGGCGGGAGCGGGAACCCCACGATAAATAGCCAGGGCAACCGGTACACGGCACCGACCAATAGGAACGCGAAGGAGGTGACGAAGCGGGTGGACACAGAGGAGGGGAGTTGGAAGGGGTGGAATTGGAGGTCGGAGGGGGACATAATGGTGAATGGAGCCTTCTTCGTGGCGTCCGGCGCCGGAGTGGAGATCAAGTACGAGAAGGCATATAGTGTGGAGCCCAAGTCAGCGGTGCTCATTGACCAACTCATCATGCATGCTGGTGCTCTCGGAGTTGGTGGCAG GGACAACAATCTGGGGAAGTGGAACACAGGACCCAACGAAGGTTTCGATTCAGGCCCCGATTATGAGGATGAAATGTCTGGAAGCAGCATGAGCATGCCAATGCAGCCACTTTCATCCACCTCCATTCTCTTTACCTTTTTGATTTCGTTCTCATGTTTTTGTATATTATCTCCGAATTGCATTTGA
- the LOC112191625 gene encoding transcription factor MYB27: MAYEAAAVEGEKLRKGPWLEEEDERLTMYVRLKGDRRWDALAKESGLRRSGRSCRLRWLNYLRPDLKHGHISVEEEKIILHLHELWGNKWSKIARVLPGRTDNEIKNYWRTHLVKKAQIQDGDAASAGNLQCTSKRAQQGLFFQDGDDMSAEKKYNFDQDLDSVEKLWGAKETYSDDLCLSDFALPSSPYETWLSDWISELSSEQSGITWIPHHDSDAWDCSSSLWDMN; encoded by the exons ATGGCTTATGAAGCAGCAGCTGTGGAAGGTGAAAAACTGCGCAAAGGTCCATGGctagaagaggaagatgaacgACTCACCATGTATGTAAGACTTAAGGGGGATCGGAGGTGGGATGCATTAGCCAAGGAATCAG GTCTAAGGAGAAGTGGTAGGAGTTGCAGGTTGCGGTGGTTGAACTATCTCCGCCCCGATCTTAAGCATGGTCACATATCTGTCGAAGAAGAGAAAATTATACTTCATCTTCATGAACTTTGGGGTAACAA GTGGTCAAAGATTGCAAGAGTGTTGCCAGGAAGAACTGATAATGAGATCAAGAACTACTGGAGGACACATTTAGTGAAGAAAGCACAAATTCAAGATGGTGATGCTGCATCTGCTGGAAACTTGCAATGTACATCGAAAAGGGCCCAACAGGGTCTTTTCTTTCAGGATGGTGATGATATGAGtgctgaaaaaaaatataactttgatCAAGATCTGGACTCAGTTGAGAAGTTATGGGGAGCTAAGGAAACTTACTCTGATGATCTCTGTTTATCGGACTTTGCCTTGCCAAGCTCTCCATATGAAACATGGTTATCAGATTGGATATCTGAATTATCGAGTGAACAAAGTGGTATAACATGGATTCCACATCATGATAGTGATGCATGGGATTGTTCAAGTTCCCTCTGGGACATGAACTAA
- the LOC112191626 gene encoding uncharacterized protein LOC112191626, translating to MSRKGGGAPASLPKDVPWRASNSRPVPKIHHSPILRVPQNPTTNYAISVMKHPNPVGNGLARDAIVEAAGPDCIVPGQVTPVKLLGLKVWPIEVDLQFLEPIGRELKSIGKFMDDAVTLMNKSFIDR from the exons ATGTCCCGCAAAGGAGGAGGAGCTCCGGCTTCACTGCCAAAGGACGTACCTTGGAGGGCCTCAAACTCCAGACCCGTCCCCAAAATCCACCACTCCCCTATTCTGCGTGTGCCCCAAAACCCCACTACCAATTATGCAATCTCCGTCATGAAg CACCCCAATCCGGTAGGAAATGGGTTGGCCAGGGACGCCATTGTGGAAGCGGCAGGACCCGATTGCATTGTTCCGGGTCAAGTCACACCCGTCAAATTACTTGGTCTCAAG GTATGGCCTATTGAAGTTGACCTACAATTTTTGGAACCCATCGGACGTGAGCTTAAGTCTATTGGAAAG TTCATGGATGATGCTGTCACTCTCATGAATAAATCATTTATAGATCGCTAG
- the LOC112192248 gene encoding serine/threonine protein phosphatase 2A 57 kDa regulatory subunit B' beta isoform: MFKKIIKGNKKTPKSDAHDPSSYGHGARNSGAVSANVVVNHASRAGPAATGPNSGGPNPVLPPSGTIEPLPLFRDVPVSERQTLFLRKLQVCCFHFDFTDTLKSPREKEIKRQTLLELVDFIQSGSGKITETCQEEMIKMVSVNIFRCLPPASHENTGQENADPEEEELYLEPSWPHLQLVYELLLRYIVSSDTDTKVAKKYIDHSFVLKLLDLFDSEDPREREYLKNILHRIYGKFMVHRPFIRKAINNIFYRFIYETERHSGVAELLEILGSIINGFALPMKEEHKLFLVRALIPLHKPKPIAVYHQQLSYCITQFVEKDYKLADTVIRGLLKYWPVTNCQKEVLFLGELEEVLEATQAAEFQRCMVPLFRQIARCLNSSHFQVAERALFLWNNEHIVSLIAQNRNVILPIIFEALENNISTHWNQAVHGLTVNVRKMFLEMDADLFEECQRQLAEREARAREVEEQREMTWKKLADAAGEDMITV; encoded by the exons ATGTTCAAGAAAATCATCAAGGGAAACAAAAAGACCCCCAAGTCTGATGCTCATGATCCTTCTTCCTACGGCCATGGGGCCCGCAATTCCGGCGCGGTTTCGGCGAATGTCGTCGTGAACCACGCTTCCCGGGCCGGCCCGGCCGCTACCGGGCCCAATTCCGGCGGGCCCAATCCGGTCCTGCCGCCTTCCGGCACCATCGAGCCTCTCCCGCTGTTTAGGGACGTTCCGGTTTCGGAGCGGCAGACCTTGTTTCTCAGGAAATTGCAGGTCTGCTGCTTCCATTTCGATTTTACGGATACGCTCAAGTCGCCTAGGGAGAAGGAGATTAAGCGGCAGACACTGTTGGAATTGGTTGATTTTATACAATCCGGTTCGGGGAAGATCACCGAGACTTGCCAGGAGGAAATGATAAAGATGGTTTCGGTTAATATATTCCGGTGCTTGCCCCCCGCGTCGCACGAGAACACGGGCCAGGAGAATGCGGATCCCGAGGAGGAGGAGCTGTATTTGGAGCCGTCCTGGCCGCATTTGCAGTTGGTTTATGAGCTGCTGCTTAGATACATTGTGTCGTCTGATACTGATACCAAGGTGGCCAAGAAGTACATTGATCACTCGTTTGTGTTGAAGCTGCTGGATTTGTTTGATTCGGAGGACCCGCGTGAGCGGGAGTACTTGAAAAACATTCTTCACCGCATATATGGGAAGTTCATGGTGCACCGCCCCTTCATCAGGAAAGCTATTAATAACATATTCTATCGGTTTATCTATGAGACAGAGAGGCACAGTGGGGTTGCTGAGCTGTTAGAGATTCTTGGGAGTATAATTAATGGGTTTGCACTTCCAATGAAAGAGGAGCATAAGCTGTTTCTTGTTCGAGCACTTATTCCGCTGCATAAGCCTAAGCCGATTGCAGTGTATCACCAGCAGCTGTCCTACTGCATAACTCAGTTTGTTGAAAAGGATTACAAGCTAGCAGATACTGTTATACGGGGTTTGTTGAAATACTGGCCTGTGACCAATTGTCAGAAGGAAGTTCTTTTCCTTGGAGAACTTGAAGAAGTTCTGGAGGCAACACAAGCTGCAGAATTTCAGCGATGCATGGTACCTCTTTTCAGGCAGATTGCCCGCTGCCTCAACAGCTCTCATTTTCAG GTTGCAGAACGAGCACTCTTTTTGTGGAACAATGAGCATATTGTGAGTTTAATTGCTCAAAACCGGAATGTTATATTACCAATTATCTTTGAGGCATTGGAGAACAATATTTCAACTCACTGGAACCAAGCAGTTCATGGTCTGACTGTCAATGTTCGGAAAATGTTCTTGGAAATGGATGCCGATCTGTTTGAAGAGTGCCAAAGGCAGCTTGCAGAGAGAGAGGCAAGGGCCAGAGAGGTGGAAGAACAGCGGGAGATGACATGGAAAAAACTGGCAGATGCAGCCGGAGAGGATATGATTACAGTCTAA